A region of the Scatophagus argus isolate fScaArg1 chromosome 14, fScaArg1.pri, whole genome shotgun sequence genome:
ACGGCTTCTAAGTCATCTACAAGCAGCAGAGGTGGGTGTGTGGGGTTCTTTGTGCCTTATTGCTTTTCCTGTTTATTCCACAGTCTCGTTCCCTGAAGTTGCACCGAGTTAACAGTCAAGCGGAGCTGAGTCGTGCGGCGCCTGGTTGTCCTCCGCCGCCTCGACGTCCCCGCTGTCCGCGCCGCGACACGAGGGCTTCTCCTCGCATTTCACCGGTCGGACGATGACGCACGGCCTCGCGGGCTCTCCGCTCGCCCCGGCGCGCGCGGGGTTGCGACTGTCGCGCTCGTATTCCTCCTGCGCGCGCTGGATCTTCCTGTTCCGGAGCTTCCTCTTGTGGAAGTGGAACGTTGCCAGGGAAACGAGGATGATCCCCACGAGCACGGCGACCAGCACGAGGAGCGcgagggtggaggagaagggCGGAAAGATGCTGAGCTGCTCCGCGCAGGTCCCGTTACTGGCCTGGTGAACCCCGTGACAGCGGTGCGGCGGCACCGACAGTCCCGAGGCCTCAGAGGTTCTGGCTGTCATCCGGTCCATGTTTCCCGGCCACTCTTGTCTCTCTGACCCAGGTACCCTTCGTGCTCTCCGGGCTCAGCGCGGTGACACCGGCCCGCGCATGTGGTTACCTGCACCGAAAAGAAGACACATGAGACCAGCTCACCCAGAGGACGCAGCCTGCCAGTACAATCAGAAACCCGCCCACTGACACTCATTAACGGGTCTATACATTAATCACACCTGTCTGGGGCAATTAACACGGAAAGTGTGCACCATTTCATAACGTATCACAGCGTTGGATAAGAGCTGCCAAGCCGAACGCAGCATACGAAGATCCGCTTGAAAATGTCAGAGCGAGCAGAAGTCTGGACACAAAGCGTCTTCTATTGTGATGCGAAGGCCTCCCACCT
Encoded here:
- the LOC124070454 gene encoding uncharacterized protein C11orf87 homolog codes for the protein MDRMTARTSEASGLSVPPHRCHGVHQASNGTCAEQLSIFPPFSSTLALLVLVAVLVGIILVSLATFHFHKRKLRNRKIQRAQEEYERDSRNPARAGASGEPARPCVIVRPVKCEEKPSCRGADSGDVEAAEDNQAPHDSAPLDC